Proteins from a genomic interval of Williamwhitmania sp.:
- a CDS encoding PEGA domain-containing protein produces the protein MKSSLYKQGTTTLLAAAFLILSGCATIVSKSSYPISISSNPSGAKITIMDLNGVNIYTAKTPATFTLYAGNGYFTKAGYTVTFELPGYEPVTVPVHFSLDGWYLFGNIAVGGLIGWLIVDPLTGAMWKLDTKYISQTLIKSSTGMTTPTLKVMSYSDIPDSWKANLVRIN, from the coding sequence ATGAAAAGTTCACTTTACAAGCAAGGAACCACAACACTTTTAGCTGCAGCATTTTTAATCCTTTCCGGATGCGCCACCATAGTTAGCAAAAGCAGCTATCCCATCTCCATATCGAGCAACCCTTCGGGTGCAAAAATAACCATCATGGATTTGAATGGGGTCAATATCTATACTGCAAAAACGCCTGCAACTTTTACACTTTATGCAGGTAATGGATACTTTACCAAGGCGGGTTATACCGTAACCTTCGAGCTCCCCGGGTACGAACCTGTGACGGTGCCTGTCCACTTCTCCCTTGATGGCTGGTATCTATTCGGAAATATTGCAGTAGGTGGTTTAATAGGATGGCTTATAGTGGATCCCTTAACCGGTGCCATGTGGAAGCTCGATACTAAGTATATTAGCCAAACGCTTATAAAATCCTCCACTGGAATGACAACGCCTACGCTGAAGGTAATGAGCTACAGCGACATTCCCGATAGTTGGAAGGCAAACTTGGTTCGCATTAACTAG
- the nudC gene encoding NAD(+) diphosphatase codes for MLNEIGPSIFDNKYDHNHEVGDEDFLLCYSNNEVLLKKSGDEYEIPKRSDFAGSIEQPIYLFSINAHHCFGVATPPANHASLEYQDVFTLRNHKNKELAWMGSVGHQLMTWHSNHQYCGRCGSKTELKKEERATVCPQCNLVTYPTIAPAVIVAITCNNKILLAKGLHYRGDFYALIAGYVDIGESIEETVVREVKEEVGLDIKNLKYYKSQPWPFSASLMLGFTAEADDTQPIVVDETEIKEAGWFERGNLPPHASSASISGDLITAFEDGLF; via the coding sequence ATGCTAAACGAAATAGGCCCAAGCATTTTCGACAACAAGTATGATCATAATCACGAGGTAGGTGATGAAGATTTCCTACTCTGCTACAGCAACAATGAGGTGCTCCTAAAGAAATCGGGCGATGAATATGAGATTCCGAAAAGAAGCGATTTTGCTGGAAGCATCGAACAGCCCATATACCTCTTCTCCATCAACGCCCACCACTGCTTTGGGGTGGCAACGCCTCCAGCTAATCATGCTTCCTTGGAGTATCAGGATGTTTTTACATTACGCAACCACAAAAACAAGGAGCTTGCTTGGATGGGCTCAGTAGGTCATCAGCTAATGACCTGGCATAGCAACCATCAATACTGCGGAAGATGCGGTTCCAAAACAGAGTTGAAAAAGGAAGAGCGAGCAACCGTTTGTCCCCAGTGCAACCTGGTTACCTATCCCACCATTGCACCCGCCGTTATTGTAGCCATTACCTGCAACAATAAAATATTGCTGGCCAAAGGCTTGCACTACAGGGGCGATTTTTATGCCCTCATTGCCGGCTACGTGGATATTGGTGAATCAATTGAAGAAACGGTGGTTCGGGAGGTAAAAGAGGAGGTTGGGTTAGACATTAAGAATCTGAAGTACTACAAAAGCCAGCCCTGGCCCTTCTCCGCTTCACTCATGCTAGGTTTTACCGCCGAGGCCGACGATACCCAACCAATCGTTGTTGATGAAACGGAGATTAAGGAGGCAGGCTGGTTTGAGAGAGGAAATCTGCCACCCCATGCCTCTAGCGCGAGCATCTCTGGCGATTTAATCACCGCCTTTGAAGATGGTCTCTTCTAG
- a CDS encoding 4Fe-4S binding protein, with amino-acid sequence MKISNKVAVIIKFALLIGLVIISSLFSTMFWSEKSEKGHELSSLIISKDITVKEFGIKNNLSNQILEKVFKIDSDKNLQQKVSNFNFNQKDLLFEVNRYLAIESESASKNWIKIAIKFILWIAFIFAVYLVIRKKKLSTKVRNSIYLASVIIFGVILGSDPSPMGTIKDAVVLFATKGAIFPPRLIALSAFLIMVIVFNKSICAWGCQLGTLQDLIFRINRKNKSKPIFKQYKIPFAFSNSIRSIFFILLSIIAFVWALDIVEFIDPFKVFKPSVISIIGWIFIGLILIFSLFVYRPWCTLFCPFGLFGWFFEKLSIFKIRVDYSKCIACDACVKSCPSTVMDSILKRKTTISDCFSCGSCIEVCPTDAIGFSSIKRDLPPNDKFKGKLMDVN; translated from the coding sequence ATGAAAATCTCCAACAAAGTAGCTGTTATTATTAAGTTCGCTTTATTAATTGGACTAGTGATAATCTCATCACTATTTTCAACTATGTTTTGGAGTGAAAAATCCGAAAAAGGTCATGAACTATCGTCACTAATTATTTCAAAAGATATTACAGTTAAAGAGTTTGGAATAAAGAATAATTTATCGAACCAGATTCTGGAAAAGGTTTTTAAGATTGATTCTGATAAAAATTTACAGCAAAAGGTAAGCAACTTTAACTTCAATCAAAAAGATTTACTATTTGAAGTAAACAGGTATTTAGCCATTGAATCTGAAAGTGCATCAAAGAACTGGATTAAGATTGCTATAAAGTTTATTCTGTGGATAGCCTTCATTTTTGCAGTTTACCTAGTAATCAGAAAGAAAAAACTATCCACAAAGGTTAGGAACTCTATCTATTTGGCTTCAGTAATTATTTTTGGAGTTATTCTCGGATCTGACCCCAGTCCAATGGGAACAATTAAAGATGCCGTAGTACTATTTGCAACAAAAGGAGCCATTTTCCCTCCACGGCTAATCGCTTTAAGTGCATTCCTAATCATGGTTATAGTTTTCAATAAATCAATTTGTGCTTGGGGTTGTCAGCTTGGAACTCTTCAGGATCTAATTTTCAGAATTAATCGCAAAAACAAAAGCAAACCTATCTTTAAACAGTATAAAATCCCCTTCGCTTTTTCAAATAGCATTCGATCAATATTCTTCATTCTACTTAGCATAATCGCTTTTGTGTGGGCACTTGATATTGTTGAATTTATTGATCCATTTAAAGTTTTTAAGCCATCGGTAATATCAATTATTGGTTGGATATTTATCGGATTAATACTTATTTTCAGTCTGTTTGTTTATCGTCCATGGTGCACCCTCTTTTGTCCGTTTGGATTGTTTGGCTGGTTTTTTGAAAAATTATCAATATTTAAAATCAGAGTAGATTATTCAAAATGCATTGCTTGCGATGCTTGTGTAAAATCGTGTCCATCAACGGTAATGGATTCAATATTAAAAAGAAAAACCACTATTTCAGATTGTTTTTCGTGTGGTTCTTGTATTGAGGTTTGCCCTACAGATGCAATTGGCTTCTCCTCAATCAAAAGAGACTTGCCTCCTAATGATAAATTTAAAGGAAAATTGATGGATGTGAACTAG
- a CDS encoding helix-turn-helix transcriptional regulator yields MIILDKISDLLYRRQKLLEIAAVFLFFSAVAFRFDRNNIKLLWSDYPFIALILVLITILIAIVWVKIEKQKTQLTIEEIKNNASGKFSMAEEKLNALSARQRKVFDLIVQGKSNKEIISELIIELSTLKTHINQIYKALDIKSRKEALSFGKTHIKEN; encoded by the coding sequence ATGATTATTTTAGACAAAATATCTGATCTTCTATACCGTAGACAGAAATTGCTTGAAATAGCTGCTGTTTTTCTATTTTTTTCAGCGGTAGCATTTAGATTTGACAGAAATAATATAAAGCTATTATGGAGTGATTATCCTTTTATTGCCTTGATACTAGTTCTTATCACTATTTTAATTGCCATCGTTTGGGTGAAAATTGAAAAACAGAAAACACAGCTAACCATCGAAGAAATAAAAAATAATGCTTCAGGCAAATTTTCTATGGCAGAAGAAAAGTTAAACGCTTTGAGTGCTAGGCAAAGAAAAGTATTCGACCTTATTGTCCAAGGGAAATCGAACAAAGAAATAATTTCAGAACTTATTATTGAGTTAAGCACACTCAAAACGCATATTAACCAGATTTATAAAGCGCTTGACATAAAAAGCCGCAAAGAGGCTCTGTCCTTCGGGAAAACACATATAAAGGAGAATTAA